From the genome of Halobacterium sp. R2-5:
GAAGCGTTCCCGGCGACGGGCCCCGCGTAGTCAGGCCTCGGCGGCCGCGAACGCGTCCCGCCACGACTCGGGGACCGGCCGACTCTCGCCAGTCTCCTCGTCGATGGTGACCTGTACGGACTCGGCTTCGACGGCGACCGTCCCTTCGTCGCGGACCTCGTACGCCATCGTGAAACTCGACCCGCCGACGCCCGTGACGGCGACGGCGACCTCGACCTCGTCGGCGTGCGCGACCGGCTGGTAGAAGTCCACGTCGAGGTGCGCGACGACCATCGAGAGGTCCTCGAACTCGAAGTCCGCGTGCT
Proteins encoded in this window:
- a CDS encoding thioesterase family protein produces the protein MTEFPFATAVDVRYQDHDTLGHVNNAAYVTYLEEARVDYFAEHADFEFEDLSMVVAHLDVDFYQPVAHADEVEVAVAVTGVGGSSFTMAYEVRDEGTVAVEAESVQVTIDEETGESRPVPESWRDAFAAAEA